From Juglans regia cultivar Chandler chromosome 8, Walnut 2.0, whole genome shotgun sequence, the proteins below share one genomic window:
- the LOC109008655 gene encoding adenylate isopentenyltransferase 3, chloroplastic-like codes for MYGFCTPMVHVNGISKLQAKKNYPSLDMLAGGQKKVEVNNVPQKHREKVVIIMGATGTGKSKLSMYLAKCYEAELINSDKMQVYEGLDIVTNKVTEAEQCEVPHHLLGILDPYADFAVERFCEMALVSIESILSRGRLPIIVGGSNTYIEALIDGEEYKFRSKYDCCFLWVDVSLAEHQSFLSIRVDQMVENGMEEELRKMFDPNVDYSKGIFRSIGVPEFDQYFRTEPHLEKETRKKLFRKGLSEMKENTCQLARRQQEKIHRLKDVKGWDMHRLDATEVFRKQGKEAEGAWKDLVATPSKRIVDQFLNKAGHQLARVSGH; via the exons ATGTATGGTTTTTGTACTCCAATG GTACATGTTAATGGAATTTCTAAGCTCCAAGCCAAGAAAAACTACCCAAGTCTTGATATGTTAGCAGGTGGGCAGAAGAAAGTGGAAGTCAACAACGTCCCTCAAAAACACAGAGAAAAGGTAGTGATTATCATGGGAGCAACTGGAACCGGAAAGTCAAAACTATCCATGTATCTTGCTAAATGTTACGAGGCAGAATTAATAAACTCCGACAAGATGCAAGTGTACGAGGGACTTGATATCGTCACCAACAAAGTCACTGAGGCAGAGCAATGTGAGGTTCCTCACCATCTGCTGGGTATACTAGACCCTTATGCAGATTTTGCAGTGGAAAGGTTTTGTGAAATGGCCTTAGTTTCCATTGAATCAATCCTGAGCCGGGGCCGGCTTCCGATCATTGTCGGAGGCTCCAACACCTACATCGAGGCCCTGATCGATGGCGAGGAATATAAATTCCGGTCAAAGTATGATTGTTGCTTCCTCTGGGTGGATGTGTCCTTGGCTGAGCATCAATCATTTTTATCCATTAGGGTTGATCAGATGGTAGAAAATGGCATGGAAGAGGAGCTGAGAAAGATGTTTGATCCCAATGTGGATTATTCAAAGGGGATTTTTAGGTCAATTGGGGTTCCTGAATTTGATCAGTATTTCAGAACTGAACCCCATTTAGAAAAAGAAACTCGCAAAAAGCTTTTTCGAAAAGGATTAAgtgaaatgaaggaaaatactTGCCAGTTAGCACGTCGGCAACAGGAAAAGATTCATCGACTTAAGGATGTGAAGGGATGGGATATGCATCGGCTTGATGCTACAGAAGTGTTCAGAAAACAAGGTAAAGAAGCTGAGGGTGCTTGGAAAGATCTTGTGGCTACGCCGAGTAAGAGAATTGTTGATCAGTTTCTGAACAAAGCCGGTCACCAATTAGCTAGGGTTAGCGGCCATTAA